In one Vicia villosa cultivar HV-30 ecotype Madison, WI unplaced genomic scaffold, Vvil1.0 ctg.000589F_1_1, whole genome shotgun sequence genomic region, the following are encoded:
- the LOC131629672 gene encoding uncharacterized protein LOC131629672, whose translation MPVQSLDLTYCRDSHLVSPRHDGRYTLVINKVLIPTVILPCPEKINIRYIQRWRLVNENPQENQPEHPNEPVDEMEQEFNQADAGFNQPPQNNPPPITLDAIRDQNTNLTEDVDDIEENKHTKVITEIGTNVIDLDEYSDDELLSSLNPSVANRLMTRRKGKAISQSFPEKNAKAKSTVKDSIKKKSTSAGPIKSRVVAKSVGVGPSKSWSKVVPKKRKEREIVESESDVEGDVPNIPSRKKPTTSKLAASIPEIPIDNVSFHYASSASRLKYVLQKRLAVERELTPNALENKEILELIQEAGLLKTV comes from the exons ATGCCTGTTCAGTccctcgatctcacttactgccgtgaCTCTCACTTGGTGTCACCCCGTCATGATGGCCGTTACACTCTGGTCATCAACAAAGTTCTAATTCCAACTGTCATACTGCCATGCCCCGAgaaaatcaacatccgttatattcagcgttggaggcttgtTAATGAAAACCCTCAAgaaaaccaacctgaacatcctaatgaGCCGGTGGATGAAATGGAACAAGAGTTCAACCAAGCAGATGCTGGtttcaaccaacctcctcaaaataATCCTCCGCCAATTACTCtcgatgccat tcgcgatcagaaTACCAATCTTACTGAGGATGTCGATGACATCGAAGAGAATAAGCACACTAAGGTCATTACTGAAATAGGTACCAATGTGATAGACTTAGATGAGTATTCTGACGACGAGTTACTTTCCTCATTGAATCCTAGTGTAGCCAACAGGCTGATGACTAGAAGAAAAGGCAAAGCTATTTCCCAAAGTTTCCCTGAAAAGAATGCAAAAGCTAAGAGCACTGTCAAAGACTCTATCAAGAAGAAGAGTACTTCTGCTGGTCCTATCAAGAGTAGAGTTGTGGCTAAGAGTGTAGGGGTTGGTCCCTCAAAGTCTTGGAGCAAGGTTGttccaaagaaaagaaaggagagGGAAATTgttgaatctgagtctgatgttgaAGGGGATGTCCCTAACATTCCATCAAGGAAGAAACCTACAACAAGCAAGCTTGCTGCAAGTATTCCTGAAATACCTATTGATAATGTGTCATTCCATTATGCCTCCAGTGCCAGCAGGTTGAAATATGTGCTCCAAAAGAGACTGGCTGTTGAAAGGGAGTTGACTCCAAATGCTCTTGAGAACAAGGAAATCTTAGAGCTAATTCAAGAAGCTGGACTATTAAAAACTGTGTGA